The Deltaproteobacteria bacterium genomic sequence AAAATTGAGGAGTTGACTCAAAAAATGGTTGCTCTATGAAAGAATCTTCAGACCAATGGCAGTAATTGTATGGCAAGCAGCCTACCCGGTGCTTGCTGCCTGTATCTTATATGAAATATCCAGTTCTACAGAAGCTTTATCCAGACTTTTCTGTTTCTGGGACCATCGAATTCACAAAAAAATATCTTCTGCCATGTTCCAAGACACAGCCGCCTGTCTTCGAAAATCACCTGTATCCCCGGTCCCACCAGTGATGACTTGATGTGGGCAGGCGAGTTCCCCTCCAAATGATGATAGTCATACTCCCACGGGACTATCTCATTCAGTACAGATATTATATCCCGCCTGACTGCCGGATCCGCACCCTCATTTATGGTCAGGCCTGCCGTGGTGTGCGGCACATAGATAAAGGCAAGACCATCACTTGCATCTGCCGAAGCTATAGCCTGCTGTATCTGTCCGGTAATGTCAATCAGTTCGGTTCTTGTCCTGCTTTTTATTGAAATTGATTTCATGCCCAGACCTCCTGAATGAATTAAAGATAAAGCGCAGCCGTATTCAATCCGAGGCAGCTTTCTTGAATCGCTGTAGCTGCGATCGGTAATAGTCAGTCCTCGAAGGGTCTTTTTTCAGGGCCTCTTCTTCTGCTTCTATGGCCTTTTCCACATATCCGTTAACAAAAAAGCTCTCAGCGAGGGTATCCAGTATGTAGCCCTCTGGCTTCAGCCTGGCGGCCTTTGAGGCGAGCATAAGCGCCTCTTTCGGTTTTTGAAACTCCGGATCATCTGCAGTGGCATAAATCCACGCAATGTTATTCAAGATCTCAGGATTTTCAGGTTCAAGATCCAAAGCATGTTTATAGGCATTCACTGCATCGGCGTATTCCTTTTTTTGGGTGAAGATATTCCCTATAATGATATATAGTTCCGGCCGCTGTTCTCTGTTGCTTGCGAGTCGTTCAATGTAGAGTTTGGTTAAATTGCTCTTGGCCGAATCTTCCCATGACTGTGTGGGCAGAAGACCGGGTATGATTATAAGCAGGCCTGCAATACCAATGAATAATCCCTTGCTGAGAAGCAGTTTTTTCTCATATTGGTCCTTTAATTCCGGGTGCCTGGCAATCCGGTTCAGGAAATCCACCCTCTTTGCAATGCTGAAGTGATGCCAGTTTGGCTGGTTGCGAATATTTCCTGCCAGCAGGGCGACTTTTTCCAGGGCGTTAATAAGATTCCATGGGTGCCCTTGTGTTCCAAACACGGAGAGATCCGCTTGACGTTCAAAATTCCGCATGAAGTAACCCATAAGAAAGCGAAAATAAAGGACAAACAATATTCCCAGCGGAAGTACCGCCAGGAAAGAACTGATGGTATCGGGCCAGTACTGAAGCCGGGTCAGAATCTCAAGAAACAGGCGCCGGGATATCAGCCACGTTCCTAAGGGATCTATGAGACGATACAGAACGACAGTGTAAGTTCCCAGGAAAAACGCATACCAAAGCAAGTGCCTGTGGCGGATGTGGGCCACTTCATGAGAAAGGACCGCTTCAACTTCCTGAGGGAGAAGATGCCTTACAAGGCAAGGGGTGAAGAGTATGTAACGAAATCCGGGGAAAAGTCCCAGGACAGCAGCCGTGCAGTATTTTTCTCCATTCAGGGACCATAGAAGGATTTCTCTGAAACTTATATTGGTCCGCTTGAGGAAATTTTCGATCAGGGTCCTTAGCGGTCCCTTTGGAAAGGGCACGCATCCCCACATTGTGCGCACTATTGGTGGCATGAAGAGCAATATTAATATCAAGAACAAGGTGAAAGATATTAATTCTGCAAACGGCTTTTTGAGTAGTTCCTGAAATTTACTGGAGGGGATCACCCCTAAGAGATCACTAAATACGGACAGGATCAGATAGAGGACCAGGAAAGGGAGTATAAGCCGCAACCTGAAACCCAGATCTTCACGTAACGGAGATTTTAAAAGGCCTTTTCTGCGGAGTACCCACCAGTATGAAGTCCAGAGGAGAATGAGATATAAGATGAAAAGACTGATTCCTGTGATTTCAATTATTGTTGGAAAGAAGGAGACACCCGGCAGGAATACCAGCAAGCTCTTTATTTCCAGCAGGTAAAAGTCAATTATCAAAGGGATCAAAGAGGCCCATTGCAGCTTCTCAAGAACCAGGGATGGTGCCCTGGTGGCAAGAGATCGGTTCAGGAGCCAGACTGTCAGGCATATCCAGGCCGAGGTCTTTAACAGCCACAGAACCAGTATGGTCATGCAGGATAATAACGGTTCCGGGCCGGAAGGTGCCCCGACTACCAGAATAAGGGCTATCATTAAAGAAATGATCTGACTATAGGGCATATCAACTACAACATAGCATCCTCTTTGCCAGGAGAAAAGAAGGGGCCGCTTCAAGGCAGGATATAAACTGGTTCACCGAATATTTACCTTCTTTAATCCTTTGTCTGGATAAGTCCGATTATACTCTCAGGAGCGTGTTTAATGAACTGGGCTGAAATTTTGGAAAAGCTGAAGACTGAAAACATTATCTCGTACATGTCGAACTTTGATCTGATTGGTCTGGCAACTAATCTATACGTGATAGTGCCGGTCATTCTTGTGCTGTGTTTACTCATCTTTTTCAAGTGTGTCAGGACCTTGGCAGTACTGGTTGGCATAGTCGCTGTATACCTGGCAATAAACTATACCTTTCCAAAAGAGAACCAGGAGATTATTATTGTGAATATTGCCATTTTGGGAGTGACCTGCCTTTTAGTTGCCGCTTGCTGGATATATGTTTTTTTTATCAGAAGTGATTGATGAAGCATGTAAATAAAAGGTCCTTTGACAGTTGGTTCATAGCAGCCTGACTACCAGATATGCTGGTCCTGTCGGGGATCAGTTGATATCCATATATAGACGCCTCTTATCGGCCTTTGGGCCGCAGGATTGGTGGCCCGGAGACTCTCCGTTTGAGGTGTGCGCTGGTGCGATTCTCACCCAGAACACGAATTGGGGAAACGTAAGAAGGGCCATTTCAAATCTGAAGAATAAAGACCTTTTGGACCCGAGGGCAATTTATGAACTGTCAAGGGAGTCGCTTGCCAGAATAATCCGGCCGGCAGGCTATTATAACGTAAAGGCAGTGAGACTCCAGAATTTCGTTGCCTTTCTGTTGGATAAATTTGAAGGCGACCTGGATGCCATGTTTTCAATAGGCCTTGAGACACTGAGGCCGATGCTTCTTGATATTAAAGGCATAGGCCCGGAGACCGCGGACAGTATCCTGCTTTATGCAGGAGGGCTTCCCAGTTTTGTAGTGGATGTCTATACGGTAAGGGCGCTCATGAGGCACGATTTCATAGACGAGAATGCCGATTATGAAGAGGTTCGTTCCCTGTTCATGGATCACCTCACAGCCGATGCAGGGCTCTATAACGAATATCATGCCCTGTGGGTTGTCCTTGGTAAGAATTTTTGTAAAAAGACAAGGCCCAGATGCGAGGAGTGTCCATTAAAAGGAATATAGGTTCAAAAAATATTCTTATGAACCCGTGATCCACTGGTA encodes the following:
- a CDS encoding endonuclease, with product MISIYRRLLSAFGPQDWWPGDSPFEVCAGAILTQNTNWGNVRRAISNLKNKDLLDPRAIYELSRESLARIIRPAGYYNVKAVRLQNFVAFLLDKFEGDLDAMFSIGLETLRPMLLDIKGIGPETADSILLYAGGLPSFVVDVYTVRALMRHDFIDENADYEEVRSLFMDHLTADAGLYNEYHALWVVLGKNFCKKTRPRCEECPLKGI